The Halobacillus ihumii genomic sequence CGAAACCTCTTTTAAAATTTCAAGTCCTCCAAAGCTTTTATTGATCGCCTCTACCTCTAGTATTTTCATCTGATCCCTGCCTTTCTATGAAGCTCGTTCTTTATTTAATTTGGTGACCTCTGAAGGACTTCCTTGTTTTTGAAAGCGTCCAAGAACATCCTGCCAGATTCCATAAATACCAGAAGGGAAAAAGATCACGAACAGAATAAATATCGAACCGAGAATCAACATCCACATATCCGTATAGCTTGCAATAATTGTTTCAAGCAGGACGATCATGGCTGCTCCTAGAACTGGACCGATCATCGTCCCGGATCCACCGATTAGAACCATGATCAGGACAGTTCCTGACATTGTCCAATACACATCACTTGGGGCAATGAACCCATTAAAGTACGTATAGAGGGACCCCGAAACACCGCCTAGCGCTCCGGAAACGACAAAAGCCATGTATTTATAAATACTTGTGTTATACCCCATCGATTTCAGTCTTGTTTCATTTTCCCTTATCCCCACTAATATTTTGCCAAAAGGGGACCCTACAAAGATACGAAGACCGGCATAAAGCAGCATGAACAGGGCTGCAATCACATAAAACAGCCAGACCATGTTGGAAATTTCCCAGCCGAACAGGGTCGGTCTTGGAATCCCCGATAAGCCATTAGAGCCTCCCGTCAACCCTGTTGATTGATAAACAAATGAGTACACCATTTGTGAAAAGGCCAGCGTGAGCATGAGGAAATAGAAGCCACTCACCTTCATGCAAAACAAGCCGATGACCCCGGCAAGCAAAACCGAAACGATGATCGCTCCAAATAGAGTAAAAAGCATATTAGCTGAAACATGCTGGCCGATGATGCCAGCAGCATATGCTCCTGTTCCAAAAAAAGCCGCATGTCCTAATGACACCATCCCTGTATAGCCGACAATCACATTTAAACTTAAGGCGAAAATGGCCAGAATAAGAATTTCAGTAAGCAAGGTGATGTGAAACGAAGATATGAAAAACGGAGCCGCAGCGAAAAGCAGCAGAACAACCGCAAATTGAAGATAAATGTTTTTCACCCTTCCACCACCTGCTTCCCTAATAGACCGCTTGGACGCCATACGAGGATCATGGCCATAAGCCCAAAAATGAGAAACATACTTAATTCAGGGAATAGATAGCGTCCAAAGGTCTCCAGAACACCAACAAGTACACTTGCTGTGAATGTTCCCGCGATCGAACCTAGCCCTCCGATCACAAGCACAATCAAAGCCAGAATCAATGTTTGAAATTCCATATCAGGGTAGAGTCCTAAAATCGGAGAGGCAACTACTCCACCGAAACCGGCCAGAATTCCTCCAAGTACAAATATTGTTGTAAACACGAGGTTAATATTCACTCCAAGAGCTCCGATCATTTCGCGGTCGCTTAACCCGGCACGGATGATCGCTCCCCACCTCGTTTTGTTCTGAATCCACCAAAGACCTGCCGCAATGAATATCCCGACACCAATGACCACCAGCCGATAAAGCGGGAAAGTTTGACCAACGATCGTCACAGATCCGGATAATAGGTCCGGAACACGAATCGACAGAACATTGGAGCCCCAGATCCATTTAGTAAGATCGTGAAACACGTAGGCCAACCCGAACGTGAGTAAAACTTGTGATAAATGCCCTAATTGATAAGTGACACGCAGCAATGTGCGCTCAATAACGAGCGCAATCACTGCGACAGCTAGCGGTGCCACAATAAGGGCTGTCCAGAAACTTTGTGTAAAGGTAGTTGTTAATGAATAAGCGACGTAAGATCCTATCATATATAAAGAACCATGCGCCAAATTGAGAACTCCTAATATGCCGAAGACTAGAGCAAGTCCACATGTGATAACAAACAACAGCATCCCGTACGACACTCCATTGATGAGTTGAGCTATGATAATCTCCATCTCGTCCACCTCCAAGTTATCTTGTTGTTATTCTCCTGGATCCTGTACATGTTCAATTTTTTCGATTACTTTATTTTCCGTCCGTCCATTTTCCATAATCGTTTCTAAAATGTACATGTTTTGAATGACATGATGGGTTTCCTGGTCAAAAGCAAAAGGTCCACGCGGGCTGTTAAATTCAACGGCTGACATGGCCTCTATCACTTTGTCCGGATCTGAAACATCTCCATCCAAAGCTTCAATCGTTTCTACGATAATACGGGCTGCATCGTACCCTTCTAATGATTCTACGGTCGGACGTCGGTCGTAGGCTGCTTCATAAGCCTCAACAAACTTTTGGTTTTGGTCATTCTCTAAATTGTAGTCCCAGAAACTTGCTGCATAAATCCCTTCTGCCGCGCTTCCAATGGATTTTCTTAAATCTTCAGAGACTAGCCAGCCTGATCCAAGCAAATCAAATTTCTCTTTCAACCCATACTCTTCAAACTGCTGAACAAAACGAACCGCGTCACTTCCAGCGAAGAAAGCATACACACCGTCAGCTTCCGAATCAGCAATCGTGGTTAAATAGGAAGCGTAATCATTATTTCCTAGCGGGGGGTAAACTTCTCCGACAATTTCGCCGCCTGCAGCTTTATAGGCTTCCATAAAGGCTGCGGATACTTCTTTCCCAAATGCATAATCTGCAGCCGCCACATAAATTTGATCCCCGACGTTTTCGTACGCCCACTGTCCCATAGAGTTACCGATTTGCCACGAAGAAAAAGAGGAACGCCATATATAGTCGCTTCTCTCCCCTCTCGTTAAATCATTACCGCCAGAATGTGAAGCCAGGTATGGCAGCTGATTGGAATCCACTTCATCTCGAATCGCATAAGCAACAGCCGTACTAATCGCACCGGTTAATAAATCAACTTGGTCCTGGTCCATTAGTTTTCTCGTACGGCGCAAGGCTTCCTGAGGATCTGCAGCCGTATCCTCTTCGATCAACTCAATCTTTTTACCGCCAGCATTCCAGTCCACACTCTCAAAATACAACTTCATTCCAGCAGACAAATCTTTTCCAAGAGAAGCATACACACCTGAAAACGGCAGGATTGCACCAATTTTAATGGTGTCATCCGAAGACGATCCATTAGCTTCTCCTTCATCAGACTCTCCCGCCTGGTTCATCGCACTATTTCCGCAAGCAGATAACATCAAAAGCAAAGCAACCGCACAAAGTGACATCACAACAGATTTCTTCATGATTTTCCCCCTTATCATTCAGACTCAAAAAGAACCAGAAAACGCTTTCAAAAGATCATACTTTCCTCCTCCTTAAAATGTTACTTATATCGTATAGTAATCTTCTGAAAATTACAACATTTTATTTAACCTTCGTCTAAAAAACATGATATAAAAATGACAATAAAATGCTTCATTGTCGTACTTTACAGGTAATAACAAGATTTTATAGCATGTTATCTTTTACTTTCGTTTACCTAACATAATTAAATAGGTACTGGGCTCCCTTATTTGACTGTCCGAAATAGTTCAGGTAATCTAAAAATACATAGGTTACTACTTAAGTGGTAACCTAAAATATCAGTTGTAGAGGTCAGTTGTTATGAAATCATGGTGGTGGTAATTTAAAATAAGAGCGATGAAATACTGAAGCCAAAACGAAGTAAGTGAAGAATGAATAAGGGGAGGTTTAATCATGAAAGAACCAACTATTGTCGTTGTCGGAAGCTTGAACATGGACATTGTCATCGAAGCCGATCGAGCCCCATCAGCAGGTGAAACGCTCATGGGGAACGGGGCAAATTTTATCCCCGGTGGAAAAGGGGCCAATCAAGCTGCAGCATTAGCCAAACTCGGAGCTCACACGACGATGCTCGGTACAATCGGGAATGACCAATTTGGCACGAATTTGCTGCAATCTCTGGAAAGCAGCGGTGTTAATACAAGTCATATTAAGCGAGTACATGAACATCCAACAGGAATTGCTTCCATTTTGTTAAGTGAAGGAGACAATCGCATTGTAGTGGTTCCTGGCGCAAATGACGCCTGTCTGGCTGAGGATTTATATAACTACGAAGCGATCATCAAAGAGGCTGATGTCGTGCTGCTGCAGCTGGAAATCCCAATCTCCACGGTAACTGCAGCCGCTCAACTAGCCAAACAGCACGAGAAGACTGTGGTGTTAAATCCTGCCCCTGCCCAGCGTTTACCTGAATCCTTATTGCAGAAGGTAGATTATATAACTCCAAACCACTCAGAGCTAGGCATTTTATCCGATAAAGACCTGGAGTCATTTACCTTGGAGCAATCCATGAAAGCGATGCAGGATCTTGGTGTAAAAAACGTAATTACGACACTGGGAGAAAAAGGATCTGCCTATATGGATCACAGCTCATCGATCCACACGATTGCTGGATATAAAGTTCCAGTTGTCGACACCACTGGTGCAGGAGATGCCTATAATGCCGGTCTCAGCTATGCACTTGGGAGGAACATGTCTCTTGAAGAAGCAGTCCGTTTTGCCAGTAAAGTATCTGCTTTGGCGGTTACAAAGTTTGGAGCTCAAGGAGGCATGCCTAGGAAGGAAGAAGTGGAAGCCTTCGAAGCGGATTTTTCTGATTCAGAATCTTAAACTAAAGAGGGTCATCATTTTTTTAAAAAGGGAGAGCAGTCTACATGGAACACGTTATATTAGATGTCGATACAGGGATTGATGATGCGCTGGCCATTGCCTATGCCGTCCACTCCTCTGAATTAAATGTGTTAGGAATCACCACTGGCTTTGGAAATGTTTCACAAAAGGAAGCGACCCGCAACACGCTTCAAGTTCTTGATGTGCTGGATGCCGATGACAACATCCCCGTTATTCCTGGAGCGAATGAGCCGATATCGGGTCAGCATATTAAAGAAAAGTCAACCCGCATTCACGGAGAGGATGGCCTTGGAAATAGCGGCCTCCCCCTCTCTAAACGGATACCATATTCGTCCGAAGCGGCGGACTTCATCATTGAAAAAATGGAAGAATACCCAGGTCAGATTACCGTGATTGCTGTTGGTCCTCAGACTAATATGGCATTGGCAATTCAGAAGAAGCCGGAGATTGTACGTCTAGCCAAGCGAGTCGTGATTATGGGTGGAGCCGTCACGGTGCCTGGGAACGTAACCCCAAACGCTGAAGCAAATATTTACGCAGATCCAGAGGCAGCTTCCATTGTCTTTGAATCAGGTGTGCCTGTGACGCTTGTAGGGCTTGATGTGACGATGCAAACCTTATTACGTGTTGAAGACGTTCAACAATGGGGGGATGTTAGATCCGATTACAGCGACTTTTTACAAACGATTTGTAACTTCTATATGGATGCCTATCATCAGTTTGACCCTGAATTAGGCGGCTGTGCCCTGCATGATCCGCTGGCAGTGGGAGTTGTGATCGATCCTTCCTTTGTCAAAACAACCCCAATGCATGTAGGGGTGAATGTAGAAC encodes the following:
- a CDS encoding nucleoside hydrolase, which codes for MEHVILDVDTGIDDALAIAYAVHSSELNVLGITTGFGNVSQKEATRNTLQVLDVLDADDNIPVIPGANEPISGQHIKEKSTRIHGEDGLGNSGLPLSKRIPYSSEAADFIIEKMEEYPGQITVIAVGPQTNMALAIQKKPEIVRLAKRVVIMGGAVTVPGNVTPNAEANIYADPEAASIVFESGVPVTLVGLDVTMQTLLRVEDVQQWGDVRSDYSDFLQTICNFYMDAYHQFDPELGGCALHDPLAVGVVIDPSFVKTTPMHVGVNVERGEALGNTHEVAQKNKNVEVCLNIDVDRFVSHFLNRIV
- a CDS encoding branched-chain amino acid ABC transporter permease, which encodes MEIIIAQLINGVSYGMLLFVITCGLALVFGILGVLNLAHGSLYMIGSYVAYSLTTTFTQSFWTALIVAPLAVAVIALVIERTLLRVTYQLGHLSQVLLTFGLAYVFHDLTKWIWGSNVLSIRVPDLLSGSVTIVGQTFPLYRLVVIGVGIFIAAGLWWIQNKTRWGAIIRAGLSDREMIGALGVNINLVFTTIFVLGGILAGFGGVVASPILGLYPDMEFQTLILALIVLVIGGLGSIAGTFTASVLVGVLETFGRYLFPELSMFLIFGLMAMILVWRPSGLLGKQVVEG
- a CDS encoding ABC transporter substrate-binding protein, coding for MKKSVVMSLCAVALLLMLSACGNSAMNQAGESDEGEANGSSSDDTIKIGAILPFSGVYASLGKDLSAGMKLYFESVDWNAGGKKIELIEEDTAADPQEALRRTRKLMDQDQVDLLTGAISTAVAYAIRDEVDSNQLPYLASHSGGNDLTRGERSDYIWRSSFSSWQIGNSMGQWAYENVGDQIYVAAADYAFGKEVSAAFMEAYKAAGGEIVGEVYPPLGNNDYASYLTTIADSEADGVYAFFAGSDAVRFVQQFEEYGLKEKFDLLGSGWLVSEDLRKSIGSAAEGIYAASFWDYNLENDQNQKFVEAYEAAYDRRPTVESLEGYDAARIIVETIEALDGDVSDPDKVIEAMSAVEFNSPRGPFAFDQETHHVIQNMYILETIMENGRTENKVIEKIEHVQDPGE
- the rbsK gene encoding ribokinase, which produces MKEPTIVVVGSLNMDIVIEADRAPSAGETLMGNGANFIPGGKGANQAAALAKLGAHTTMLGTIGNDQFGTNLLQSLESSGVNTSHIKRVHEHPTGIASILLSEGDNRIVVVPGANDACLAEDLYNYEAIIKEADVVLLQLEIPISTVTAAAQLAKQHEKTVVLNPAPAQRLPESLLQKVDYITPNHSELGILSDKDLESFTLEQSMKAMQDLGVKNVITTLGEKGSAYMDHSSSIHTIAGYKVPVVDTTGAGDAYNAGLSYALGRNMSLEEAVRFASKVSALAVTKFGAQGGMPRKEEVEAFEADFSDSES
- a CDS encoding branched-chain amino acid ABC transporter permease, translating into MKNIYLQFAVVLLLFAAAPFFISSFHITLLTEILILAIFALSLNVIVGYTGMVSLGHAAFFGTGAYAAGIIGQHVSANMLFTLFGAIIVSVLLAGVIGLFCMKVSGFYFLMLTLAFSQMVYSFVYQSTGLTGGSNGLSGIPRPTLFGWEISNMVWLFYVIAALFMLLYAGLRIFVGSPFGKILVGIRENETRLKSMGYNTSIYKYMAFVVSGALGGVSGSLYTYFNGFIAPSDVYWTMSGTVLIMVLIGGSGTMIGPVLGAAMIVLLETIIASYTDMWMLILGSIFILFVIFFPSGIYGIWQDVLGRFQKQGSPSEVTKLNKERAS